The proteins below come from a single Sander lucioperca isolate FBNREF2018 chromosome 20, SLUC_FBN_1.2, whole genome shotgun sequence genomic window:
- the socs2 gene encoding suppressor of cytokine signaling 2 yields MTCQSSESTETLESDRDRDRRANANAVESDESTIAVAMKDLKNTGWYWGSLTANEAKEILQDASEGTFLVRDSSQRDYLFTISAMTSAGPTNLRIEYKHGKFKLDSVVLVKPKLKQFTSVVHLVEHYVQLSRASDKAAAAAAAAAAAVAVASNSQPNGTVQLLLTRPVYTATPALQHLCRIAINRQTRRVQELPLPNRLKDYLTDYTYHV; encoded by the exons ATGACCTGCCAGTCCTCCGAGTCCACAGAAACCCTCGAGAGCGACCGCGACCGGGACCGCCGAGCCAACGCCAACGCTGTGGAATCAGACGAGAGCACCATCGCCGTAGCCATGAAGGACCTGAAGAACACAG GCTGGTACTGGGGCAGCCTGACCGCCAACGAAGCCAAAGAGATCCTGCAGGACGCCTCGGAGGGGACCTTCCTGGTGCGGGACAGCTCCCAGCGGGATTACCTGTTCACCATCTCGGCCATGACGTCGGCGGGCCCCACCAACCTGCGGATCGAGTACAAACACGGCAAGTTCAAGCTGGACTCGGTGGTCCTGGTGAAGCCCAAGCTGAAGCAGTTCACCAGCGTGGTGCACCTGGTGGAGCACTACGTGCAGCTGTCTCGCGCCAGCGACAAAGCAGCAGCGGCCGCcgcggcagcagcagcggccGTGGCCGTGGCGTCGAACTCTCAGCCCAACGGCACGGTGCAGCTGCTGCTCACCAGGCCGGTGTACACGGCCACGCCCGCGCTGCAGCACCTCTGTCGCATCGCCATCAACCGGCAGACGCGACGCGTGCAGGAGCTGCCGCTGCCCAACAGGCTGAAGGACTACCTGACAGACTACACCTACCACGTGTAG